The following proteins are encoded in a genomic region of Gossypium hirsutum isolate 1008001.06 chromosome D05, Gossypium_hirsutum_v2.1, whole genome shotgun sequence:
- the LOC107924234 gene encoding vacuolar protein 8 — protein MGEEEQHQNSTESFMAMKAGLRQAIEVISSLISLSHSIKVFSVKWQLIRKKLEELNSGLMAAENCDSSQNTQVFSGLIPSVLVTANECHNLARSCADLSYSGKLLMQSDLDVMIARFDSHVKNLSGIYSAGILSHGFAIVVSRPGLGAGKDDMRFYIRDLLTRMKIGDIEMKRQALVNLYQVVDEDERYAKLVVEVGGIVNVLVGFLDSPEMEIQEEASKIVSLLSGFDLYKGVLVGAGIIGPLVRVLENGSELGKEGAARCLQRLTVNSDNAWSVSAHGGVTALLKICSSGEFGGELIGLACALLRNLVGVEEIKRFIVEEGAISTFIKLARSRDEIVQINSMEFLQNMASGDDSVRQMVVREGGVRALVRVLDPKSSTSSKTREVALRAIENLCFSSQSCINMLMNFGFINQLFFLLRNGEASVQELALKVTFRLCSASEEAKKAIGDAGFMPELLKLLDAKSYEVREMATEALSSLVSVPKNRKRFVQDDRNVGFLLQLLDQEDGISGNKKLLLSILMSLTNCNSGRRKIASSGYLKNIEKLAEAEVYDAKKLVRKLSTNRFRSILSGFWHS, from the coding sequence ATGGGAGAAGAAGAGCAACACCAAAACTCGACAGAATCTTTCATGGCAATGAAAGCCGGTCTCAGGCAGGCCATTGAGGTTATATCTTCTTTGATTTCCCTTTCTCATTCTATCAAAGTTTTCAGCGTTAAATGGCAGCTTATCCGAAAGAAGCTTGAAGAGTTAAATTCAGGCTTAATGGCCGCTGAAAACTGTGATTCAAGCCAAAACACACAAGTCTTTTCTGGCTTGATCCCTTCCGTTTTGGTCACTGCAAATGAGTGTCATAATCTTGCAAGAAGCTGTGCGGATCTTTCCTACAGTGGCAAACTCTTGATGCAAAGCGACCTTGATGTGATGATTGCAAGATTTGACAGCCATGTAAAGAATCTCTCTGGGATTTACAGTGCTGGGATTCTGAGCCATGGGTTTGCCATTGTGGTTTCAAGGCCTGGTCTTGGTGCTGGTAAAGACGACATGAGGTTTTACATAAGAGATTTGCTGACAAGAATGAAGATAGGCGACATAGAAATGAAAAGGCAAGCCTTGGTTAATTTATATCAAGTTGTGGATGAAGATGAGAGGTATGCTAAACTCGTAGTGGAAGTTGGTGGCATTGTGAATGTGTTAGTAGGCTTTCTTGATTCACCTGAGATGGAGATTCAAGAAGAGGCTTCAAAGATTGTATCTTTACTATCAGGGTTCGATTTGTACAAGGGGGTTTTGGTTGGAGCTGGGATTATTGGGCCTTTGGTTCGGGTTCTGGAAAATGGCAGTGAGTTGGGTAAAGAAGGAGCCGCTAGGTGTCTTCAGAGATTGACTGTTAATTCAGACAACGCATGGTCAGTGTCGGCTCATGGTGGGGTGACTGCCCTTCTGAAAATATGTTCAAGCGGTGAGTTTGGAGGGGAACTGATCGGTCTTGCTTGTGCGTTGCTGAGAAATCTTGTTGGGGTTGAAGAGATAAAGAGGTTTATTGTTGAAGAAGGTGCCATTTCAACGTTCATCAAGCTTGCAAGATCAAGAGATGAAATCGTGCAGATAAATTCAATGGAGTTCCTTCAGAATATGGCTTCCGGAGATGACTCAGTTCGTCAAATGGTTGTTAGAGAAGGAGGGGTTCGTGCATTAGTACGCGTTTTGGATCCGAAATCATCGACCTCTTCAAAGACGAGAGAAGTAGCATTGAGGGCAATTGAGAATCTATGTTTCTCTTCGCAGAGTTGCATAAACATGTTGATGAATTTCGGGTTTATCAATCAACTGTTCTTCTTGCTACGCAACGGTGAGGCTTCGGTTCAAGAATTGGCACTGAAGGTAACGTTTAGGTTGTGTAGCGCATCAGAAGAGGCTAAAAAGGCAATAGGAGATGCCGGTTTCATGCCTGAACTTCTCAAATTGCTCGATGCAAAGTCATATGAAGTGCGTGAAATGGCAACCGAGGCACTCTCTAGCTTGGTCTCGGTCCCAAAAAATCGAAAACGATTCGTTCAAGATGATCGGAACGTAGGCTTTCTTCTCCAGTTGCTTGATCAAGAGGATGGCATATCAGGTAACAAAAAGCTCTTACTATCTATATTAATGTCATTGACAAATTGCAACAGTGGAAGAAGAAAAATTGCCAGTTCCGGATATCTAAAGAACATAGAAAAGCTGGCTGAAGCTGAAGTTTATGATGCCAAAAAACTTGTCAGGAAGTTGTCTACCAACAGATTTCGTAGTATTCTGAGTGGATTTTGGCATTCTTGa
- the LOC107924199 gene encoding sugar carrier protein C, producing the protein MAGGGVIGVGGGGGGDGRKPYPGNLTPYVTITCIVAAMGGLIFGYDIGISGGVTTMTPFLQKFFRKVWEKKEADKSTNQYCQYDSQTLTMFTSSLYLAALLSSLVASTVTRRLGRKLSMLFGGLLFFAGALINGFAKAVWMLIVGRMLLGFGVGFANQSVPLYLSEMAPYKYRGALNIGFQLSITVGILIANVLNYFFAKIKGGWGWRLSLGGAMVPALIITVGSLVLPDTPNSMIERGQTEEARAKLKKIRGVDDVDEEFKDLVAASDASKLVHHPWTNLLQRKYRPHLTMAILIPFFQQLTGINVIMFYAPVLFNTIGFGDDASLMSAVITGIVNVGATLVSIYGVDKWGRRFLFLEGGVQMLICQAVVAACIGAKFGVSGNPGDLPKWYAITVVLFICIYVAGFAWSWGPLGWLVPSEIFPLEIRSAAQSVNVSVNMIFTFAVAQVFLSMLCHLKFGLFLFFAFFVVVMSIFVYYFLPETKGIPIEEMNQVWRSHWYWSRFVEEADYPNGGMEMSKGNHGPKNV; encoded by the exons ATGGCGGGTGGAGGAGTAATTGGTGtcggcggcggcggcggcggcgaCGGCAGGAAGCCGTACCCCGGGAACCTTACTCCATACGTCACTATAACATGTATTGTTGCAGCCATGGGGGGTCTGATTTTCGGTTATGATATTGGGATTTCTG GTGGGGTGACGACTATGACGCCATTCCTTCAAAAGTTCTTCCGAAAAGTGTGGGAGAAGAAGGAAGCTGATAAGTCGACTAACCAGTATTGTCAATACGATAGCCAAACCCTGACGATGTTCACATCGTCGCTGTATTTGGCTGCTCTTTTGTCTTCCTTGGTAGCCTCCACCGTCACCCGGAGGCTTGGAAGGAAATTGTCCATGCTCTTTGGTGGTCTACTTTTCTTCGCCGGAGCTCTTATCAATGGATTTGCCAAAGCTGTTTGGATGTTGATTGTTGGTAGAATGTTGCTTGGTTTCGGTGTCGGATTCGCCAATCAG TCAGTGCCCCTCTACCTCTCAGAAATGGCACCCTACAAATATAGAGGAGCATTGAACATTGGGTTCCAATTGTCAATTACGGTTGGTATCCTAATTGCCAACGTGCTGAATTATTTCTTCGCTAAGATCAAAGGAGGGTGGGGATGGCGCCTGAGTTTGGGTGGCGCAATGGTCCCTGCCCTTATTATCACCGTTGGATCCCTAGTTCTACCTGACACACCAAACTCCATGATCGAACGTGGTCAAACCGAGGAAGCCAGAGCCAAACTCAAGAAAATCCGAGGGGTTGATGATGTTGATGAGGAGTTTAAGGACCTAGTCGCTGCCAGTGATGCCTCGAAGCTTGTTCATCACCCTTGGACCAACTTGTTGCAGAGGAAATACAGGCCCCATCTAACCATGGCCATCTTAATTCCTTTCTTCCAACAACTAACCGGCATTAATGTCATTATGTTTTATGCACCTGTATTGTTCAACACAATTGGTTTCGGGGACGATGCTTCCCTCATGTCCGCAGTGATCACCGGTATTGTTAACGTAGGTGCAACATTGGTTTCAATCTATGGTGTTGATAAGTGGGGAAGGAGGTTCCTTTTCCTAGAGGGTGGAGTTCAAATGTTGATTTGCCAG GCTGTTGTGGCGGCATGCATCGGTGCAAAGTTTGGGGTTAGCGGGAACCCAGGTGACCTTCCCAAATGGTACGCCATTACTGTGGTGCTTTTCATCTGCATTTACGTTGCCGGATTCGCCTGGTCTTGGGGACCCCTCGGATGGTTGGTGCCTAGTGAAATTTTCCCATTGGAAATCCGATCAGCCGCACAAAGTGTGAACGTGTCGGTGAACATGATCTTCACATTCGCGGTGGCACAAGTGTTCTTATCCATGCTTTGCCACTTGAAATTCGGGCTATTCCTGTTCTTCGCCTTCTTTGTGGTGGTGATGTCCATCTTTGTGTACTACTTCTTGCCCGAGACAAAGGGTATTCCAATCGAAGAGATGAACCAAGTCTGGAGATCTCACTGGTATTGGTCCCGATTCGTCGAAGAAGCTGATTACCCTAATGGAGGTATGGAAATGAGCAAGGGAAACCATGGTCCAAAGAATGTGTAG
- the LOC107923048 gene encoding putative PAP-specific phosphatase, mitochondrial, with protein MIPAMDLHLLRSSTGFSAIRFFPRYPSPSPLRSRLFIARSNLPFPNEKAKYHRELEAAVEAVERACRLCVHVQRSLFSVEGRIIEKKDQTPVTVADFGVQALISLELSKSFPSIPLVAEEDSGFLRSNNLVDPVVSAVSDHMSFNKKSLSHDDVLEAIDRGGKNAFAMGTKPATYWILDPIDGTRGFVKGSQALYVVGLSLVVEGEIVLGVMGCPNWVVDATYKSTTHAQSYRNSSPGLGIIMVAHVGCGTWKKRLKNMLDRSTKISSDWTRCFVDGFCLVSDARFCIPESQTWESLPLSVLYKARIDDDNVGDKEICLLSAFCGSLCKYLMVASGRASVFILRARSEKLIKVWDHAVGMICVHEAGGKVTDWKGRELDLAADKVERRILYPEGGILVTNGKIHNETLEMISSISSAV; from the exons ATGATTCCCGCCATGGATCTTCATCTCCTCCGCTCTTCTACCGGCTTCTCTGCCATCCGGTTCTTCCCTCGCTACCCTTCTCCTTCACCTCTTCGCAGTAGACTCTTCATAGCAAG gTCGAATCTTCCTTTTCCAAATGAGAAAGCCAAGTACCACAGAGAACTTGAAGCGGCGGTGGAGGCCGTGGAGAGAGCTTGTCGTCTTTGTGTCCAC gtGCAAAGGTCTCTGTTCTCTGTTGAAGGGCGGATTATCGAAAAGAAAGACCAAACTCCGGTCACAGTGGCAGATTTTGGAGTTCAGGCTCTTATTAGTTTAG AATTAAGTAAATCATTCCCTTCAATTCCATTGGTGGCGGAGGAGGACTCTGGTTTTCTCCGTTCAAACAATCTGGTGGATCCTGTAGTAAGTGCAGTATCTGATCATATGAGCTTCAACAAGAAATCATTGTCACATGATGATGTGCTGGAAGCAATTGACAGAGGGGGCAAGAATGCTTTTGCTATGGGAACAAAGCCAGCCACATATTGG ATACTGGATCCGATTGATGGCACCCGAGGGTTTGTAAAAGGGAGTCAGGCCTTATATGTG GTAGGTTTATCTCTAGTAGTTGAAGGAGAGATTGTGTTAGGTGTCATGGGCTGCCCTAATTGGGTTGTAGACGCTACTTACAAGTCAACCACTCATGCCCAAAGTTATAGGAACAGTTCACCTGGATTGGGTATAATTATGGTTGCTCATGTTGGCTGTGGAACTTGGAAAAAGAGGCTAAAGAATATGCTCGATAGGTCAACTAAAATTTCATCTGATTGGACCAGATGCTTTGTTGATGGTTTTTGTCTGGTATCCGATGCCCGCTTCTGTATTCCAGAGAGTCAAACATGGGAGTCCTTGCCATTATCAGTTTTATACAAAGCAAGAATTGATGATGACAATGTTGGGGATAAGGAAATTTGTCTTCTGTCCGCATTCTGTGGAAG TTTATGCAAGTACTTAATGGTGGCTTCAGGTCGGGCATCTGTTTTCATTCTTCGAGCAAGATCTGAAAAACTTATCAAG GTGTGGGATCATGCTGTTGGTATGATATGCGTACATGAAGCTGGAGGAAAG GTGACAGACTGGAAAGGAAGGGAACTTGATCTTGCTGCAGATAAAGTTGAACGGAGGATCCTATACCCTGAAGGTGGGATTCTTGTGACTAATGGGAAAATCCATAATGAGACACTGGAGATGATATCTTCCATTTCATCAGCAGTTTGA
- the LOC107924598 gene encoding vesicle-associated protein 4-2 produces the protein MAIDTEQKSPSDGKVWGIFKLPFRQTGNNTRTTPSSSSASNLYVQTQPHVEGSNHHGSAISVSSVAKSLLPTRRRLKLDPANKLYFPYEPGKQVRSAVRIKNTSRSYTAFKFQTTAPKSCFMRPPGAILAPGESIIATVFKFVEPPENNEKQMDQKSRVKFKIMSLKVKGPMDYIPELFDEQKDQVAIEQILRVVFLDPERPCPALEKLKCQLDEADAALEARKKPPEDSGPRIIGEGLVIDEWKERRERYLARQQVEGVDSA, from the exons ATGGCGATAGATACCGAGCAAAAGTCACCGTCCGATGGCAAAGTTTGGGGAATTTTTAAGCTGCCTTTTCGCCAAACCGGGAATAATACCAGAACGACGCCGTCTTCTTCTTCAGCGTCTAATCTATACGTTCAAACTCAACCTCATGTCGAAGGATCGAATCATCACGGCTCTGCCATTTCGGTTTCCTCCGTTGCAAAGTCGCTTTTGCCGACTCGGCGTCGGCTCAAACTTGATCCAGCTAATAAGCTATATTTTCCAT ATGAACCTGGCAAACAGGTGAGGAGCGCAGTCAGGATAAAAAACACAAGCAGGTCATATACAGCTTTCAAG TTTCAAACAACTGCACCAAAGAGCTGTTTCATGCGCCCTCCGGGTGCCATTCTAGCCCCCGGCGAGAGCATCATAGCAACGG TCTTCAAGTTCGTGGAGCCTCCTGAGAACAATGAAAAACAGATGGATCAAAAGAGCAGGGTTAAGTTTAAAATCATGAGTCTTAAGGTGAAAGGTCCAATGGACTACATACCTGAGCTG TTTGATGAGCAGAAGGATCAAGTTGCAATAGAACAAATACTACGGGTTGTTTTCCTAGATCCTGAGCGTCCTTGTCCT GCTCTGGAAAAATTGAAGTGTCAATTAGATGAGGCTGATGCTGCGCTGGAGGCACGCAAAAAGCCTCCAGAGGATTCAGGTCCAAGGATCATTGGGGAAGGACTCGTCATAGATGAATGG AAAGAACGAAGGGAGAGATACCTAGCTCGACAGCAGGTTGAAGGAGTAGACTCAGCTTAA